In Caproicibacterium amylolyticum, a genomic segment contains:
- the ribD gene encoding bifunctional diaminohydroxyphosphoribosylaminopyrimidine deaminase/5-amino-6-(5-phosphoribosylamino)uracil reductase RibD, whose translation MTDEAYMHMALGLAQKGCGRVNPNPMVGAVIVKDGRIIGQGHHQQYGGLHAERNALASCSESPQGAELFVTLEPCCHWGKTPPCTDAILESGIRRVVIGSADPNPLVAGKGVRTLREHGIAVTENVLRGECDRQNEVFLYFIQKKVPFVVLKYAMTMDGKIAAASGLSKWITGEEARKRVHQDRNRYAAVLVGAGTVLADDPQLTCRLPEGKNPARIICDTHLRTPLTAQVVATAKETRTILATCCAESDLQQPYLAAGCQVLVLPERDGRVNLRALMQELGRQELDSVLLEGGAALNWSALQSGIVNKVQAYIAPKLFGGAAAKNPVGGCGVQSPQAAFQLSEPSVERLGSDLLLESQVISCSQES comes from the coding sequence ATGACGGATGAAGCATACATGCACATGGCGCTGGGGCTTGCACAAAAAGGCTGCGGCCGTGTCAACCCCAACCCAATGGTCGGCGCGGTGATTGTCAAGGATGGCCGAATAATTGGTCAGGGGCACCACCAGCAGTACGGCGGCTTGCACGCAGAGCGAAACGCACTGGCAAGCTGCAGCGAATCCCCGCAGGGAGCAGAGCTTTTCGTTACGTTGGAGCCTTGCTGTCACTGGGGGAAAACGCCGCCCTGCACGGATGCCATTCTGGAAAGCGGTATCCGGCGGGTTGTGATTGGTTCCGCGGACCCCAATCCGTTGGTGGCGGGAAAAGGGGTGCGGACTTTGCGGGAACACGGAATTGCTGTAACGGAGAATGTGCTTCGCGGGGAGTGTGACCGCCAGAATGAAGTTTTTCTGTATTTTATTCAGAAGAAAGTTCCGTTTGTTGTGCTCAAATATGCCATGACGATGGATGGGAAAATCGCGGCGGCTTCCGGACTTTCCAAGTGGATTACCGGGGAAGAAGCACGCAAAAGAGTGCATCAGGACCGGAACCGATATGCAGCGGTTCTGGTGGGTGCCGGTACGGTGTTGGCAGATGACCCGCAGCTTACCTGCCGCCTGCCGGAGGGAAAAAATCCGGCGCGGATTATTTGTGACACACATTTGCGCACCCCGCTGACCGCGCAGGTGGTTGCTACGGCAAAAGAGACCCGCACTATTCTTGCCACCTGTTGTGCAGAGAGTGACCTGCAGCAGCCGTACCTCGCTGCAGGCTGTCAAGTGCTGGTGCTGCCGGAACGGGACGGCCGTGTGAATCTGCGGGCACTGATGCAGGAACTGGGCAGGCAGGAACTGGACAGTGTCCTGCTGGAGGGCGGCGCCGCCCTGAACTGGTCTGCGCTGCAAAGCGGGATTGTCAATAAAGTGCAGGCGTACATTGCGCCAAAGCTGTTTGGCGGTGCAGCAGCAAAAAACCCGGTGGGCGGCTGCGGCGTGCAGTCCCCACAGGCAGCGTTCCAACTGTCCGAACCGTCGGTTGAGCGGCTGGGAAGCGACCTGCTGCTGGAAAGTCAGGTGATATCGTGTTCACAGGAATCATAG
- a CDS encoding riboflavin synthase — MQAVRKNAASLALTVQAHKVLADMQEGDSIAVNGICLTVTSFSAESFTADVMHETLLYTTFARLHSGSPVNLERAMQANGRFGGHIVAGHIDGTGTILAVQKDDNAVWYTIRAGKDIMHYIVKKGSVAVDGISLTVAETADNRFQVSIIPYTAACTTLGLCRVGDTVNLETDCMGKYIEKLLQTPAPQNGVTQAYLEKFGF, encoded by the coding sequence GTGCAGGCGGTGCGAAAGAATGCGGCTTCTTTGGCACTCACGGTGCAGGCACACAAAGTCCTTGCCGATATGCAGGAGGGGGACAGCATTGCTGTGAACGGCATCTGCCTGACGGTAACTTCATTTTCGGCGGAATCTTTTACCGCGGATGTGATGCATGAAACGCTGCTTTACACGACATTTGCTCGTCTGCACAGCGGCAGCCCGGTGAATCTGGAGCGGGCCATGCAGGCAAACGGCCGTTTCGGCGGGCACATTGTGGCGGGGCATATTGACGGCACTGGCACGATTCTGGCAGTGCAGAAGGATGATAATGCCGTTTGGTACACCATTCGCGCCGGAAAGGACATTATGCACTACATTGTGAAAAAAGGTTCTGTTGCCGTGGATGGAATCAGCTTAACGGTGGCGGAAACTGCCGATAATCGTTTTCAGGTATCGATTATTCCCTATACTGCCGCCTGCACCACGCTGGGACTGTGCCGTGTGGGTGACACGGTCAATTTGGAAACCGACTGCATGGGAAAGTACATTGAAAAACTGCTGCAGACCCCCGCACCGCAAAACGGTGTTACGCAGGCATATCTCGAAAAATTCGGATTTTAG